In Tenacibaculum sp. 190524A02b, the genomic stretch TTTGAAGTTTTTGTTTTCTTTTTAAGTATAAATGATTTAAGAAAAAATAAATAAGAACAATAATAAAAATGCTACTTAATGATAAAACCAAAAATAATAATTGCTTATTTTTCTTATCCTTTTTAAGGTTATTAATGTCTGCTTTTTGCTCAATTATTTTTTGTTCTTTAAGTTTTGTTTCATGCTGTGTTTGATAATAGTATAGAATATTTAATTTTTCCCTATTAAAAAGTGAATCTTTAATTTTATTATATGAAGTATAATAGTTTAAAGCCTTAGGTAAATTATTTTGAGCTTTGTGTATTTTATAAAGTAGTTTGTTAGCATCAATAATATTTTGAGTATAATTTTGTTGTATGGCTTCTTTTAAATTATTCTCAGCAAGTATAAGAGCCTCAGCTAAAGCTCCAGTTTTAAATAAATAGAAACTTTTTAGTTTTTGGAAATAATAGAAGTTATCGTTTTCATTGCTCTTAACATTATCTTGAGCTTTTTGAAAATAAAAAGTAGCCTTAGAGAAATTATCAATTTCTAAATAATATTGAGCAATATCACAATAGATAAAGGATAAATTATGAAATTCATCTTTTTCATTTTCAGCAATGGATACCGCTTTTTTTAGATAGAATTCTTGTTGATCAAACTGTTTATTATTTTTATAATCTTTAGCTAGGTTTAAATAATCATTAGAAAGTCCTTGAGTAAAACTTTGTTTTATTTTTTCATCAATTAACTTTTGACGCTCTTTAATTGTTTTTTCTATAAGGTTATTCACTCCATGAATATTTATAATAGAAGATTTGGTATAGAAAGTATACGCTGTATCACCTAAATTGGTATAATAATCTAAAGCATGTTCAAAACTACTTAATGCTTTATAGAAGTTGTTAATGTTATAATAAGCCTGTCCCCTAAAAAATAAAGCATCTGCGGTATGAATTGAATCTTTATGAGTAAATGTATTAATAGCTAATGAGTAGTTGTCAATAGCCTTATTATAGTTTTTTCCATTAAAAAATATACCTCCCTTTTTTAAGTATATACTACCTAAAAGAAAAGAATCATTAACATGGTGTTTAATTTTTTCAAGTTTCTCAATAATTTTAAAAGCCTTTTTCCTTTGCCCAAAATAATTATTAACATAGTAAATAACCTTAATGCCTTTATTTATAGCTTCTTGATGTTGTTGAGATTTAATGGCTAAATCTATATATTCATCATAGTAACCAACCATACGTTTTAGTTGATTGTTAGATTTAGTAACATTAATAAGGCTGTCTAATCTTTTTAATTTGAGTTTGTTTATCTGGGTTGTATCAATTTTTTGTGATAAAGCACCACTTTCTTGAACAAAAACAACATTAAAAACCAGACTCAATATGAAAGTAGTGTAT encodes the following:
- a CDS encoding sensor histidine kinase; this encodes MKLYTTFILSLVFNVVFVQESGALSQKIDTTQINKLKLKRLDSLINVTKSNNQLKRMVGYYDEYIDLAIKSQQHQEAINKGIKVIYYVNNYFGQRKKAFKIIEKLEKIKHHVNDSFLLGSIYLKKGGIFFNGKNYNKAIDNYSLAINTFTHKDSIHTADALFFRGQAYYNINNFYKALSSFEHALDYYTNLGDTAYTFYTKSSIINIHGVNNLIEKTIKERQKLIDEKIKQSFTQGLSNDYLNLAKDYKNNKQFDQQEFYLKKAVSIAENEKDEFHNLSFIYCDIAQYYLEIDNFSKATFYFQKAQDNVKSNENDNFYYFQKLKSFYLFKTGALAEALILAENNLKEAIQQNYTQNIIDANKLLYKIHKAQNNLPKALNYYTSYNKIKDSLFNREKLNILYYYQTQHETKLKEQKIIEQKADINNLKKDKKNKQLLFLVLSLSSIFIIVLIYFFLNHLYLKRKQKLQNSYSQNLLSFLDNERKRVSKDMHDSLGHKLLLVKNQVLLNKDQKSCKLIDDAINEIRVISRNLQPLQIKQIGITKSIHTLIDEMDKHYKKTLIFGDIDNIDDLLSSKKEMNIYRIIQECLNNIIKHSKADSGKVSIINNHKKILLTVEDNGVGFDYCDRYKDYKSLGLKNIKNRVNFLQGNLKISSKIYKGTKIEISIPKI